A window of the Artemia franciscana chromosome 3, ASM3288406v1, whole genome shotgun sequence genome harbors these coding sequences:
- the LOC136024616 gene encoding AF4/FMR2 family member lilli-like — MLDLNLYKSKDSEVKKDVITLNGHFANSSQMAAPVPLSTYSALLRHHHNVGFLQTSFDLWDQADEMVFRTHSEDFFIQLEHQFGSLTLHCSLRKLVLIVSTAIKKIEKDRKGCSTK; from the exons ATGCTGGACTTGAATCTGTACAAATCAAAAGATTCAGAGGTGAAGAAAGACGTTATAACGTTAAATGGCCATTTTGCAAAT TCTTCTCAAATGGCTGCACCAGTTCCACTGTCAACTTACTCAGCTCTATTGAGGCATCATCATAATGTTGGTTTTTTGCAAACATCATTTGATCTTTGGGATCAAGCAGATGAGATGGTTTTCAGAACTCATTCTGAAG acttttttaTACAACTTGAACACCAATTTGGATCTCTGACTCTTCATTGCAGTTTAAGAAAACTGGTTCTTATAGTCTCTACTGcaattaagaaaattgaaaaggatAGAAAAGGTTGTTCTACAAAGTAA